One Bacillus sp. 1780r2a1 DNA segment encodes these proteins:
- a CDS encoding STAS domain-containing protein — protein MNVRIPILKLYDYLLVSIQWELDDQTAIQFQEDLLSKIHQTGAKGVVIDLTSIDMIDSFIAKVLGDVVSMSSLMGARVVLTGIQPAVAITLVELGIGLNDVFTALDLEKGLEKLQSELGE, from the coding sequence ATGAACGTGAGAATACCGATCTTAAAATTATATGACTACTTACTAGTCTCGATTCAATGGGAGCTTGATGATCAAACAGCTATTCAATTTCAAGAAGACTTACTAAGCAAAATACACCAAACTGGAGCAAAAGGCGTAGTAATCGATTTAACATCCATTGATATGATTGACTCATTTATTGCTAAAGTGTTAGGTGATGTAGTTAGCATGTCTAGTTTAATGGGAGCGCGTGTTGTGTTAACAGGAATTCAACCTGCTGTTGCTATTACCTTAGTGGAGCTAGGTATTGGGTTAAATGATGTTTTCACTGCGCTTGACTTGGAAAAAGGTCTTGAGAAACTCCAATCGGAACTGGGGGAATAA
- a CDS encoding anti-sigma regulatory factor has product MEFQSSVKIVTEWDIVAARQLGRNVSKDLGFGTVDQARITTAISELARNIYLYAGKGQIHIEKLDRSTTRGLLIIAKDEGPGIPDIRKVMEDGYSTSGGLGAGLPGVKRLMDEFSIDSNVGDGTEIKAIKWLR; this is encoded by the coding sequence ATGGAATTCCAATCCAGTGTAAAAATTGTAACGGAGTGGGATATTGTAGCTGCGCGCCAACTAGGTAGGAATGTTTCCAAAGATTTAGGGTTTGGAACCGTAGACCAAGCGCGTATTACAACAGCCATCTCTGAGTTAGCACGTAACATTTATTTGTACGCAGGGAAAGGGCAGATTCATATTGAAAAGCTGGACCGTTCAACTACACGAGGGCTTTTAATCATTGCTAAAGATGAAGGACCAGGTATTCCTGATATCCGCAAAGTGATGGAAGATGGGTATTCAACATCTGGGGGACTAGGTGCAGGTTTACCCGGAGTAAAGCGACTCATGGACGAATTTTCAATTGACTCAAATGTGGGAGACGGTACTGAAATCAAAGCAATTAAGTGGCTCCGCTAG
- a CDS encoding PP2C family protein-serine/threonine phosphatase, which produces MSFDKEMKQLYRDILGNYIQTQDEQVLYQGQKLSRKSLENEISPEDIVSIHKEVIEEIYSDIPEKVLHSLDFLLEVMISYGLALREHQTLKSKQRELRSEIEVAANVQQNLLGTNIPDHVDTLEIGAVSVPAKQMNGDYFHFVDEDKGGVSIAVADVIGKGIPAAMCMSMIKYAMDSLPDSRKNPGYVLENLNNIVERNVDPSMFITMFYGTYHPTTNLFTYASAGHEPGFYYEASTDTFHDLEARGLVLGVDRHVKYAQYEKELHEGDMIILLTDGVTECRTEEGFLERLDIIKLIRKYMHLTPQEIVEAVFKELEKLQEFQLRDDFTLIILKKAV; this is translated from the coding sequence ATGTCTTTTGATAAAGAAATGAAGCAGCTATATAGAGATATTTTGGGGAACTATATTCAAACACAAGATGAGCAAGTTTTATACCAAGGACAAAAGTTAAGTCGCAAATCTTTAGAAAATGAAATATCGCCAGAAGACATCGTTAGTATTCATAAAGAGGTAATCGAGGAAATTTATTCTGATATTCCAGAGAAAGTATTGCATTCATTAGATTTTTTATTAGAAGTTATGATTAGCTATGGACTAGCCTTACGTGAACATCAAACGTTAAAAAGTAAGCAGAGGGAACTTCGGTCAGAGATTGAAGTAGCTGCAAACGTTCAGCAAAATTTATTGGGAACAAACATTCCCGACCATGTGGATACTTTAGAGATTGGCGCAGTGAGCGTACCAGCTAAGCAGATGAATGGCGATTATTTTCATTTTGTGGATGAAGATAAAGGCGGTGTTAGCATTGCCGTTGCAGACGTAATCGGTAAAGGAATACCAGCAGCAATGTGTATGTCGATGATTAAGTATGCGATGGATAGCTTACCGGATTCTCGGAAAAATCCAGGCTATGTGCTTGAAAATTTGAATAATATTGTAGAGCGTAATGTCGACCCGAGCATGTTTATTACGATGTTTTATGGGACGTACCACCCTACAACCAACTTGTTCACCTACGCATCAGCAGGTCATGAACCAGGGTTCTACTATGAAGCTTCAACTGATACATTTCATGATTTAGAAGCAAGAGGTCTAGTTTTAGGTGTAGATCGCCACGTGAAGTACGCACAGTATGAAAAAGAGCTTCACGAAGGTGATATGATTATCTTATTAACGGATGGTGTAACAGAATGTCGAACTGAAGAAGGATTTTTGGAAAGGTTGGACATCATAAAACTAATTCGTAAATACATGCATTTGACACCTCAAGAAATTGTTGAGGCGGTTTTTAAAGAATTAGAAAAGTTACAAGAGTTTCAGCTTAGAGATGATTTTACCCTAATTATTTTAAAAAAAGCGGTTTAA
- a CDS encoding anti-sigma factor antagonist, with amino-acid sequence MNLKIDVQDASQEYRITLAGEIDAYTAPNLKEKFMEIAEQDGVKITIDLTDVSYMDSTGLGVFIALLKASKKHNGSLRFVGVSERLKRLFDITGLTDILNVNSQVEGGVK; translated from the coding sequence ATGAATTTAAAGATTGATGTTCAAGATGCTAGTCAGGAGTATCGTATTACATTGGCTGGCGAAATTGATGCATATACAGCTCCAAATTTAAAAGAGAAATTTATGGAAATAGCGGAACAAGACGGTGTTAAAATTACAATTGATTTAACAGACGTTTCATATATGGACAGTACAGGTCTTGGCGTTTTTATTGCGCTGTTAAAAGCGAGTAAAAAGCATAACGGTTCATTGAGGTTTGTTGGCGTGTCTGAGCGATTAAAGAGACTATTTGATATTACAGGATTGACGGATATTTTAAACGTGAATTCACAGGTAGAAGGTGGCGTCAAATGA
- the rsbW gene encoding anti-sigma B factor RsbW, with product MKQPYDFVEMKIPAKPDYVAIIRLTLSGVANRMGFSYDDIEDMKIAISEACTNAVQHAYKENENGEVKVGFGLFSDRLEIMVVDKGESFDFEELKEKIGPYETAEEVEMLPEGGLGLYLIETLMDEVKMMNSKGVTLMMTKYLQREQVESDENTVSTYEIN from the coding sequence ATGAAGCAACCGTATGATTTTGTTGAGATGAAGATTCCAGCCAAGCCAGATTATGTCGCAATCATTCGTCTAACTTTGTCAGGAGTAGCAAACCGTATGGGCTTCTCTTATGACGATATTGAAGATATGAAGATTGCTATAAGCGAAGCGTGTACGAATGCCGTTCAGCATGCTTATAAAGAAAATGAAAACGGTGAAGTTAAAGTAGGTTTTGGCCTTTTTTCTGACCGCTTAGAAATTATGGTGGTTGATAAAGGTGAAAGCTTTGATTTTGAAGAGTTAAAAGAAAAAATCGGTCCTTACGAGACAGCAGAAGAAGTTGAGATGCTGCCAGAAGGTGGATTAGGTTTATATTTAATTGAAACGCTCATGGATGAAGTGAAAATGATGAATTCTAAAGGTGTTACCCTCATGATGACAAAGTATTTGCAAAGAGAGCAGGTGGAGAGTGATGAAAACACAGTCTCAACCTATGAAATTAACTAA
- the sigB gene encoding RNA polymerase sigma factor SigB, producing MKTQSQPMKLTKEQVQERIERFQKFQDEEAQSELVIHYKNLVESIARRYSKGRSLHEDIVQVGMLGLLGAIRRYDPSFGRSFESFAVPTIIGEIKRFLRDKTWSVHVPRRIKELGPKIKAAVEELTTQLQRSPQVQEIADYIGVTEEEVLETMEMGQSYQALSVDHSIEADSDGSTVTILDLVGEKEAGYEKTDQRLVLEKILHVLSEREREVIRYTFIENLSQKEAGEKLGISQMHVSRLQRRALDKLRNAARTDLSEAEYKK from the coding sequence ATGAAAACACAGTCTCAACCTATGAAATTAACTAAAGAGCAGGTTCAGGAACGAATTGAGCGTTTCCAAAAATTCCAAGATGAAGAAGCACAAAGTGAACTCGTTATTCATTATAAAAATCTTGTTGAATCAATTGCACGTCGTTATTCAAAAGGTCGCAGCTTACATGAGGATATTGTCCAAGTTGGAATGCTCGGTCTTTTAGGTGCAATTCGCAGATATGATCCTTCGTTTGGAAGAAGCTTTGAGTCGTTTGCTGTTCCGACAATCATTGGTGAGATAAAACGATTCTTACGTGACAAAACGTGGAGCGTACATGTTCCTCGTCGAATTAAAGAGCTAGGTCCTAAAATTAAAGCAGCTGTTGAAGAGTTGACAACTCAGTTACAGCGCTCTCCTCAAGTGCAAGAGATTGCTGATTATATCGGAGTCACGGAAGAAGAAGTTTTAGAGACGATGGAAATGGGGCAAAGCTACCAAGCGCTCTCTGTTGACCACTCCATTGAAGCGGATTCTGATGGCAGTACCGTAACTATTCTAGATTTAGTTGGGGAAAAAGAAGCAGGCTATGAAAAAACCGACCAAAGGTTGGTCTTGGAGAAGATTTTACATGTTTTAAGCGAGCGAGAAAGAGAAGTCATTCGTTATACATTTATTGAGAACTTAAGTCAAAAAGAAGCTGGAGAGAAATTAGGTATTTCTCAAATGCATGTCTCTCGTCTTCAAAGAAGAGCTCTTGATAAGCTTCGAAATGCTGCCCGAACCGATCTTAGCGAAGCG